ATGTGACCGATGGCGTGCTGGTACGGGTGTCGTCGATCGATCCGGATATCAATGCCGGCTTTGCCGACCAGCAGCAATTTGTGACGGAGCTGCTGCGGACCTTGCCGCCCAACGTCGCAGCCCGTCTGACCGGTCAATCCAGCTTTGTCGGTGCACCTGCATGAAAGTCTGGTTTCGCCGCCTGCTGGCGCTGTGGACCACGGCCTTTCCCGGTATCCAGCGTTTGACGCTGGTATTGGTGGTCGAGCGCACCTACGGCCCGCAGCTGTTGGGGCAGTTTTCCAACGATCTGGGCATTGCCGGGCTGTTGGGCTACTTCACCGCGGTGGGCCTGTGCGGCCTGACGTTGGTCCAGCTGCCCCGGGCACAGGGCGCCGAGGCGCGCGGGGTGCTTGGGCGGCATGCCGCGTTGCAACTGTTGTTGCTGGCACTGGCTGTTCCAGTGATCTGGGGCTTGGCGAGAACCGGCGACACCGTGGTGTCCGGCACGGGCCTGCTGTATTTCCTGGCGGGCTGGTCGCTCTGGCAACTGATGCGCCACGCCATGATTGCCAAATCGCGCTACGGCGTGCTCAGCATCATCGATGCTTGCCTGTTCGGCATCGCGCTGATCCCCTTGTTCGGCCGCTGGCCCAACAACCTGGCCGACCTGTTCCTGTTTCAGTCGCTGCCCTATCTGCTGCTGCTGTTGCCGCTGGGCTGGCTGATCGTGCGCTCCGCGCCATGGCGGCAACCGGTACGGCAATGGCGCAGCGATGGCCGGCGCGGGGTCGAACTGGGTTTGGCCAATCTCTTTACCGGCGGCGTGATGATGGCTGTGCCGCCATATGCCATGAATGTAGGCGGCACGCGCTACGCCGCATTGTTCGGCCTGCTACTGACCTTGCTCGGCGTGGCGTTGCTGGTGCCGCGCGCGATGGCATTGCAGATGATTCCCCAACTGGCGCGTCACCGCGATGCCGTGGAGACGCTGCGTGCGATCGTGCTCAAGGCGCGGCGCCGGCTGCTAATGATTGCCGTATGCGTGCTGATCGTGTTGTCGAGCGCGTGGTTTGCATTGCAAGCCACGCTCACGCACTGGGCATTTACGGTGCCGGGTGCAACGGTCATCGCCTTGCTGCTGATCACCTACCTCGCGATATCGCAGCTGTCCATCGTATCGGCCAATGTGCTGCAGGTATTCGAAGACTCCTTCTTCATCTTTTCTGCCAACGGCGGCTACCTCGCAACCATGGCCATCGCGGCGCTGGCGCTGGCGCTATCGCCATGGTCTGGCCTCGCGAAGCTGGTCGGCGTGCTGGTCGCGGTCAATCTTTGCGCGCTGATACGCATGCTGGCGTTCGACCGGCGGGCCTCACGCCTACTCGGAGTTGTTTGATGCTGTTGTTCTATCGCTTTTATCGCTGGCTCTACCTGCGGCGTGTCCCCGTGGTGCCAACGATATGTAAGTACGTGAACCGTATCGTGTTTTCCATCGTGTTGCCGCCGTCTGCTCAGGTTGGCCGCAACGTGCGCTTCGGCTACGGTGGCTTGGGCATCGTGGTTCATGCCAACGCCGTGATCGGTGACAACGTGGTGATTTCCCCCAACGTGGTCATCGGTGGCCGCTCCAAGCTGCGCGAGGTGCCCGTGATCGAGGATGACGTCCAGATCGGTGCCGGCGCGTGCATTCTGGGGCCGGTCCGCATCGGCCGGGGCGCCAAGGTCGGTGCCAACGCGGTGGTGCTCGAAGACATTCCGCCGGGCAGCATCGCAGTGGGTGTGCCCGCACGCGTGATCAGGCAGGGTTGAAAGGCCGATGCTGAACTATCTCGGCAACGATCGCCTGGGCCAGGTGCTGGCGATCTGCTCCGTGCTGGTCGTGGTCGTCCTGCTGACCATCGTCAGCCCGAATCTGGCCGTGGTCGGCTCGGTCGGTCTCTTCGGCCTCGTGCTGTTCTACTATTCGCGCCTTGCCCTCGGGCGTGGCCTTATCTACTGGTGGATCGCCGGCTTCGTGGTGCTTGGCTGCATCTCGTTGATCCGTACGGCGACCGGGGCAGAGCTGCCACCGGTGCTGCTGCTCAGCTTTTTCGCCTTTGCCTTGCTGGGCGCCTGGAACGGTCAGTGGCGAGCAACGCCTACGTTCTTGGCCGTAGCGCTGTTCGCGCTGTACGTCTGCCTGCTGATGATGTCGTCCTGGTTCGGGCGCTCCCAGCCTACAGCGGCGTTCTATCAGGTGATGTATGACCTGCGCCCTTTGCTGCTGCTGCTGGTTGCCGGGGCATTCGCGCGGCAGTACCGGTTCTTGATGCGCAGCCTTGATGTGCTGGCGGTCGTGGTTCTGGTGGTGTCCATTCCGTTCGTGCTCGTGCAATCGTTGGTGCCGGATCTCTATGCGGGCATCTTCGTGTTTGCGCGCGATGGGGCTGGGGTCGCCAATCCGCTGATCCCAATATTGCCAGGCCGAGCCTTGGGGTTTTTCGTCCATTCGAGCGTAT
This region of Chitinolyticbacter meiyuanensis genomic DNA includes:
- a CDS encoding serine O-acetyltransferase, encoding MLLFYRFYRWLYLRRVPVVPTICKYVNRIVFSIVLPPSAQVGRNVRFGYGGLGIVVHANAVIGDNVVISPNVVIGGRSKLREVPVIEDDVQIGAGACILGPVRIGRGAKVGANAVVLEDIPPGSIAVGVPARVIRQG